Proteins co-encoded in one Metabacillus sp. KUDC1714 genomic window:
- a CDS encoding PDDEXK family nuclease has translation MYNIQENKAIKVDAVTFSELQMLENDIEELLRCNIDMVCDEEESMLIVGRQVRNAHHGRSDLTAVDNNGNIVLIEIKRDRKDIESRKEAFEFQAIRYAASYATIEDPESCKQNLCTLYRKIPY, from the coding sequence ATGTACAACATTCAAGAAAACAAAGCCATAAAAGTTGATGCAGTCACTTTTTCAGAACTACAAATGCTGGAAAACGATATTGAAGAATTATTAAGATGCAATATCGACATGGTATGTGATGAAGAAGAATCAATGTTAATTGTAGGTCGACAGGTTAGAAATGCCCACCATGGAAGAAGTGATCTCACTGCAGTCGATAACAACGGGAATATCGTTCTAATTGAAATCAAAAGAGACCGTAAAGATATCGAATCACGTAAAGAAGCATTTGAATTTCAAGCGATACGATATGCAGCCAGTTATGCAACTATTGAAGATCCTGAATCTTGTAAACAAAATCTATGCACCTTATATAGAAAAATACCGTACTGA
- a CDS encoding GerAB/ArcD/ProY family transporter, with protein MEQNNKENYLVSTFFVFFLIHSSQTGIGLLSFQNTIIENAGHDSWISVIITGLSLHIILWMILKMVSNPTKDLLKIHQISFGEKTGNFLSIIVIGYFLLLALTVFRTYIEVIQVWVFPMIKTWELSLGLACLIIYIITGGFRTLTGLSFLGVVLPSILLLTLYFPLQYANFRNLMPVFNHSILEIAQSSKASSLIFIGFESLLIYFPFIKHPSKSAKWAHGALAFTTFIYLLATLITFVYFSQGQLKHTLWPTLAMIKIVEIPFIMRIEFIFIFTWLLVILPTVCIPIWCCTRILKKITKIKPRKSLYPIVLFILLCSIFIDDRLKVDALRKFTSEVGFYFIYSYIPILFIIYSLRKSKFKSSEY; from the coding sequence GTGGAGCAAAATAATAAAGAAAACTATTTAGTTTCTACTTTTTTTGTTTTCTTTTTGATACACTCCTCTCAAACAGGAATTGGTCTTCTGAGCTTTCAGAATACGATTATTGAAAATGCTGGACATGATTCATGGATCTCAGTTATTATCACTGGTCTAAGCCTTCATATTATATTATGGATGATACTAAAAATGGTTAGTAACCCTACCAAAGACTTGTTAAAAATACATCAAATTTCGTTTGGTGAAAAAACCGGGAATTTTTTATCGATTATTGTAATTGGATACTTTTTACTTTTGGCTCTTACCGTTTTTCGTACTTATATCGAAGTTATACAGGTATGGGTATTCCCAATGATCAAAACTTGGGAGCTTAGCCTAGGGTTAGCATGTCTAATCATTTATATCATTACCGGAGGATTCCGAACATTGACGGGATTAAGCTTCCTAGGAGTGGTTCTACCTTCTATTCTTCTGTTAACGTTATATTTTCCTTTACAATATGCTAATTTTAGAAACCTAATGCCGGTTTTTAACCATTCAATTCTGGAAATAGCTCAATCCTCTAAAGCATCTTCCCTTATATTTATTGGGTTTGAGTCCTTGTTGATTTACTTCCCATTTATTAAGCACCCTTCTAAATCTGCAAAATGGGCACATGGAGCATTAGCATTTACAACTTTCATATATCTATTAGCTACATTAATAACCTTCGTTTATTTTAGCCAAGGTCAACTTAAGCATACATTATGGCCGACATTAGCCATGATTAAGATTGTTGAAATTCCTTTTATCATGCGAATTGAATTTATTTTTATCTTTACTTGGCTTTTGGTTATACTTCCAACCGTCTGTATTCCAATCTGGTGTTGTACGAGGATCTTAAAGAAAATAACGAAAATTAAACCAAGGAAATCATTATATCCGATTGTGCTATTCATATTACTTTGTAGCATCTTTATTGATGACCGTCTGAAAGTAGATGCACTAAGGAAATTCACCTCAGAGGTAGGTTTCTATTTTATATATAGCTACATTCCAATCTTATTTATCATTTATTCCCTACGTAAAAGCAAATTTAAAAGCTCTGAGTATTAA
- a CDS encoding replicative DNA helicase has translation MCIAEKAFLGSLMKAEYLLKDTVIQPEQLERIQHRELMRRMLELKEAGKNVDLITMTTLPDLKSFGGMSYLSELLAFADVEKFEGIEKIILDLWKEREKRNILTIAANNDWEIAKVVAELDKINQTKMDDHTSLQQALTDIYEAPWEDQIMVTSATTGIKQLDEVTGGFQDGEVTIVAARPSMGKTDVMLHFAKMSGWTGFLPLVFSLEMPEKSLTTRLIASTGGFNRTKMRDPKRMLNERQKNKWSDVIGELNETHMQIFDGAGQTIAEMRAKTRKLMNQFPNKKPIILIDYLTLIHSSESYGGNAHLQVTEISKSIKTMAKDFNCPVICLAQLNRSVESRANKRPMMSDIRESGSVEQDADVILFLYREAYYDKETQNHSLEIIVSKNRNGPVGTIAVDYNEYTGKIEEQKEQRLIQQ, from the coding sequence ATGTGTATTGCTGAAAAAGCATTCTTAGGAAGCCTGATGAAGGCCGAGTATCTACTCAAGGATACCGTCATCCAACCTGAACAGCTGGAACGTATACAGCATCGAGAATTAATGCGAAGAATGCTGGAGCTAAAAGAAGCAGGTAAGAATGTTGATTTAATCACAATGACAACCTTACCTGATCTCAAATCATTTGGCGGAATGTCTTACCTTTCGGAGCTGTTAGCATTTGCAGATGTTGAGAAATTTGAAGGAATCGAGAAGATCATTCTTGATCTCTGGAAGGAACGGGAAAAGAGAAACATTTTAACCATTGCAGCCAACAATGATTGGGAGATTGCTAAGGTTGTTGCCGAATTGGATAAAATTAACCAAACCAAGATGGATGATCATACCTCCTTACAACAAGCGTTGACAGATATCTATGAGGCACCATGGGAGGATCAAATCATGGTAACTAGTGCAACAACCGGTATTAAGCAGCTCGACGAGGTGACAGGAGGCTTTCAGGATGGGGAAGTGACGATTGTGGCGGCAAGACCATCAATGGGGAAAACCGATGTCATGCTTCATTTTGCAAAAATGTCGGGTTGGACGGGCTTTCTGCCACTCGTCTTTTCCTTGGAAATGCCTGAAAAGTCGCTAACCACTCGATTAATTGCTTCGACAGGGGGCTTTAACCGTACAAAAATGCGGGATCCGAAAAGAATGCTAAATGAACGCCAAAAGAATAAATGGTCGGACGTGATTGGTGAACTCAATGAAACTCATATGCAAATTTTCGATGGTGCCGGACAAACGATTGCTGAGATGAGAGCGAAAACGAGAAAATTGATGAATCAATTTCCAAACAAAAAACCTATCATTCTTATCGATTACTTAACACTCATCCATTCAAGTGAATCTTACGGAGGCAATGCCCATTTACAAGTAACTGAAATATCCAAATCGATCAAAACGATGGCGAAAGATTTTAATTGTCCAGTCATTTGTCTAGCACAGCTAAATCGATCGGTGGAATCAAGAGCCAACAAACGGCCGATGATGTCTGATATTCGAGAATCAGGAAGTGTTGAACAAGACGCCGATGTCATTTTGTTCTTGTACCGTGAAGCTTATTATGACAAGGAAACCCAGAATCATTCCCTTGAAATCATTGTTTCGAAAAACAGAAATGGCCCAGTTGGAACCATCGCCGTAGACTACAACGAGTATACAGGAAAGATTGAGGAGCAAAAGGAACAGAGGCTTATCCAACAATAA
- a CDS encoding Ger(x)C family spore germination protein has protein sequence MMKILKILCVLLLIVGCSRNKIVEDLKIIESLGYDLEDDKIKGSASFHVHYEKPAEAPVKLLTAKSETVNGIFTTFTQQVPHPVAIGKTRTILMGEPFAKEGIKDLIGTLVRDPIIESNAKMAISKQEAAEVLNLSMRFPPFYLSDVIEQNITYGNTPQTNIHTVLKQYYGAGQDVYLPVLTIYESEKIMVDGLGIFKGDKLMMLLQDREAFLFKIIKDKNISGTYEFISEQKEKIFLKIMYGKRKVSIKNTHQKPQVKIKLDLFAHIKDYPRSLDLSKKKDVDKLSKKIEKELSTKIEKLLEEFKEEQVDPVGFGDLVRSEKRDWTQDSFNDQYPNLEFEIETKINFLQTGVNG, from the coding sequence ATGATGAAAATTTTAAAAATCCTATGTGTCCTGTTGTTAATAGTAGGATGCTCTAGGAATAAAATAGTCGAGGATTTAAAAATAATTGAATCATTAGGCTATGATCTTGAAGATGATAAAATAAAAGGGAGCGCCTCTTTCCATGTTCATTATGAAAAACCAGCAGAGGCACCAGTAAAGCTTCTTACAGCAAAATCCGAAACTGTAAATGGAATATTTACGACGTTTACGCAACAAGTACCACACCCTGTTGCAATTGGAAAAACAAGAACAATATTAATGGGAGAACCTTTTGCAAAAGAAGGCATTAAAGATTTAATTGGTACGCTTGTCAGAGATCCAATCATAGAAAGCAATGCAAAAATGGCAATATCAAAGCAGGAGGCTGCTGAAGTCCTTAATCTTTCTATGAGATTTCCACCCTTTTATCTCTCTGATGTAATTGAACAAAATATAACATACGGGAATACGCCACAAACGAACATTCATACAGTATTAAAACAATACTATGGTGCTGGGCAAGATGTTTACTTGCCGGTCTTAACCATTTATGAATCTGAGAAGATAATGGTTGATGGTTTAGGAATTTTTAAGGGTGACAAATTGATGATGCTCCTTCAGGATAGGGAAGCGTTCCTCTTTAAGATCATTAAAGACAAAAATATTAGTGGTACTTATGAATTCATCAGCGAACAGAAAGAGAAAATCTTTCTAAAAATTATGTATGGAAAACGAAAAGTCTCCATTAAAAATACTCATCAAAAGCCACAGGTGAAAATTAAACTTGATTTGTTTGCTCATATTAAAGATTACCCAAGGTCTCTTGATCTTTCTAAAAAGAAAGATGTAGATAAATTATCTAAAAAGATCGAAAAAGAATTAAGCACAAAAATTGAAAAATTATTGGAAGAGTTTAAAGAGGAACAAGTAGATCCTGTGGGATTTGGAGATTTAGTTAGAAGTGAAAAACGGGATTGGACTCAAGATAGCTTTAATGATCAATACCCAAATTTAGAATTTGAAATTGAAACGAAGATAAACTTTCTCCAGACGGGAGTGAATGGATAG
- a CDS encoding spore germination protein, which translates to MRNFIKQKNNSIHDLFKEVSKSDDFYQFSTKSVNESPIYFSYYKSLIDEKKIHHHLLPYIQSAEKVFTELTDVMNAIPIEDREITSDAKVFINKLTKGYIFIYLTKTPENGILVNLSNGTKGYRDFNDAENEYSVIGPNVGFVEDLDTNLSLLRRQITSDDLVFKEFTKGSLSNTRVMIGYIDGIANPQHIQTMKQRIEDLDMDVIFDSSVLDQIISDNSNTPFPLFMSTERLDRTKFMLLSGQVIVISDGSPYVIAGPTSIFNFFISPEDYYSPWPVGSFFRLIRFIGVLFSIFATPLYVAVLTHHYAIIPEDLLTPLIMSRANVPFPPLLEALFLEITIELLREAGARLPTKVGQTLGIVGGIVIGQAAVEAALTSNILLIIVALSALASFTTPTFKMSNTIRILRFPLILLAAIWGGFGVTLGLTFILCHLIRLKSLGTPYLAPLYPFRYRDLNDSFIRSSLSVTTKRYTFFRPLKLHRYNVKKHKDIEDDYNNE; encoded by the coding sequence TTGCGGAATTTCATAAAACAAAAAAACAATTCAATACATGATTTGTTTAAAGAGGTTTCTAAATCTGATGATTTTTACCAATTTTCCACTAAAAGCGTCAATGAGTCACCCATATATTTTTCCTATTATAAGAGCCTTATTGATGAAAAAAAAATTCATCATCATCTCCTTCCATATATTCAATCTGCAGAGAAAGTATTTACAGAACTTACGGATGTAATGAATGCCATACCTATAGAAGATCGAGAAATCACTTCCGATGCTAAAGTATTCATAAACAAACTGACAAAAGGCTACATTTTTATTTATTTAACGAAAACTCCTGAGAATGGTATTTTGGTTAATCTTTCGAATGGAACGAAGGGTTATAGAGATTTTAATGATGCTGAAAATGAATATAGTGTAATCGGACCAAATGTGGGCTTTGTCGAAGATCTTGATACAAACCTCAGCCTATTGAGAAGGCAAATTACATCCGACGATCTTGTTTTTAAAGAATTTACTAAAGGATCTCTTTCAAATACTCGGGTTATGATTGGATATATTGATGGAATTGCAAATCCACAGCACATTCAAACAATGAAACAACGTATTGAGGATTTAGATATGGATGTTATATTCGATAGTTCAGTTCTAGATCAGATTATTTCTGATAACTCAAATACACCTTTTCCGCTATTTATGTCTACAGAACGTTTGGATCGTACAAAGTTTATGCTTTTAAGTGGACAAGTAATCGTTATTAGTGACGGTTCACCTTATGTTATCGCAGGACCTACCAGTATATTTAACTTTTTTATATCACCAGAGGATTATTACTCACCGTGGCCAGTAGGGTCTTTCTTTCGATTAATACGATTTATAGGTGTCCTTTTTTCAATTTTTGCAACACCATTATATGTCGCAGTATTAACACACCATTATGCAATCATTCCGGAAGATCTGTTAACTCCGTTAATCATGTCAAGGGCAAATGTCCCGTTTCCTCCTTTACTGGAAGCTTTATTTTTAGAAATTACAATAGAACTCTTGAGAGAAGCAGGAGCCAGACTTCCGACAAAAGTAGGCCAAACTCTGGGAATTGTTGGAGGTATTGTAATTGGGCAAGCTGCTGTTGAAGCTGCACTTACAAGTAACATTTTATTAATCATCGTAGCTCTTTCAGCACTTGCTTCTTTTACTACTCCTACTTTCAAGATGTCTAATACGATTCGGATATTAAGATTCCCACTTATTCTCTTAGCTGCAATTTGGGGAGGTTTTGGGGTAACCCTGGGTCTTACTTTTATCCTGTGCCATCTAATAAGGTTAAAATCTCTTGGCACACCCTATTTGGCACCTCTATACCCATTCAGGTACAGAGATCTAAACGATAGTTTTATTCGGTCTTCTTTAAGTGTCACGACTAAACGGTATACCTTCTTTAGACCTCTAAAGTTGCATAGGTACAATGTCAAAAAGCATAAAGACATCGAGGATGACTATAATAACGAATAA
- a CDS encoding DnaD domain-containing protein, which translates to MAKYRMVRNDFWTNPIALEEMTPEDKYFYLYLLTNPNTTQIGIYKITKKQMAFDLGYSIESVQSLMERFIRHHKLIRYNPETRELAIKNWGRYNLHKGGKPVMDCINSELKEVEDLSLISYVGEAINKEEIRSLYESFSKHDIEKEISQQIEDDTYPDTECDEVDDTFLPSDTIPDQKEKAYSSDIENNPDIEEQPQHQKTKDVTEIVEFWDSNGFGFSNMNAKEQLLSWLDESSFLQPKDVVLKALAIACANNKRKLNYVIGILKNWENESLLTTQEIDSYQENENHVHKHKQSTESLPSGRAIPSGFELDLTAGED; encoded by the coding sequence ATGGCAAAATATCGTATGGTGCGTAATGACTTTTGGACAAACCCGATTGCTTTAGAAGAGATGACCCCGGAGGATAAGTATTTTTACCTTTATCTACTTACGAATCCAAATACGACTCAAATTGGAATTTATAAAATTACGAAGAAACAAATGGCGTTTGATTTGGGTTATTCAATTGAGAGTGTTCAATCATTAATGGAACGATTCATCCGGCATCACAAGTTGATCCGTTACAATCCTGAAACAAGAGAACTCGCCATTAAAAACTGGGGGAGATATAACTTGCACAAGGGCGGGAAACCTGTTATGGATTGCATTAATTCTGAATTAAAAGAAGTCGAGGATCTCTCGCTTATTTCATATGTTGGCGAAGCCATTAATAAAGAGGAAATCCGTAGTCTATATGAATCTTTTTCTAAACACGATATAGAGAAGGAAATTAGCCAACAAATTGAAGATGATACATATCCAGATACTGAATGTGATGAAGTTGATGATACATTCTTACCTTCTGATACAATACCTGACCAAAAAGAGAAAGCTTATAGCTCCGATATAGAGAATAATCCAGACATCGAGGAACAACCACAACATCAAAAAACAAAAGATGTGACAGAAATTGTTGAGTTTTGGGACAGCAATGGATTTGGTTTTTCCAACATGAATGCGAAGGAGCAGCTGTTATCTTGGTTAGATGAATCTAGCTTTTTACAGCCAAAAGATGTGGTGTTAAAAGCCTTGGCTATAGCCTGTGCGAATAACAAGCGAAAGCTAAACTATGTCATTGGGATTCTGAAAAACTGGGAAAATGAATCTTTACTGACCACCCAAGAAATTGACTCTTATCAGGAGAACGAAAACCATGTGCATAAGCATAAGCAATCAACTGAATCATTACCTAGTGGGCGAGCGATTCCAAGTGGATTTGAACTTGATTTAACAGCAGGTGAAGACTGA
- the msrA gene encoding peptide-methionine (S)-S-oxide reductase MsrA has protein sequence MNTTEKATFAGGCFWCMVSPFEELPGIIDVISGYTGGHKENPTYEEVCSNQTGHYEAVQITYDPEKFPYQKLLQLYWQQIDPTDPDGQFNDRGSSYKTAIFYHTESQKALAEMSKKELENSNKFMKPIVTEIKPATVFYPAEEKHQKYHKKNPFHYNLYKEGSGRNSFIRDNWRGGYGEVINKLTPLQYNVTQKNATEPAFNNEFWDNKEDGIYVDIISGEPLYSSLDKYDSGCGWPSFTRPIKISEIKEEVDTSYGMRRTEVRSTKSDSHLGHVFEDGPEEHGGLRYCINSAALKFIPKNKLEEEGYGEYSHLFT, from the coding sequence ATGAATACTACTGAAAAGGCTACATTTGCTGGTGGATGTTTTTGGTGCATGGTTTCACCTTTCGAAGAGTTACCGGGTATAATAGACGTTATATCGGGATATACGGGAGGTCATAAAGAAAATCCAACATATGAAGAAGTATGTTCAAATCAAACTGGACATTATGAGGCAGTACAGATAACATACGATCCAGAAAAATTTCCATATCAAAAATTATTGCAATTGTACTGGCAACAAATAGATCCAACTGATCCGGATGGACAATTTAACGACAGAGGGAGCTCTTATAAAACAGCCATATTTTATCACACTGAAAGTCAAAAAGCACTGGCGGAAATGTCCAAAAAGGAATTAGAAAACAGTAATAAATTTATGAAACCAATCGTTACTGAAATAAAACCTGCTACAGTATTTTATCCAGCTGAAGAGAAACATCAAAAATATCACAAGAAAAACCCTTTTCATTACAACCTTTACAAAGAGGGGTCTGGCAGAAATTCATTTATTAGAGACAATTGGAGGGGCGGATATGGAGAAGTGATCAATAAACTAACCCCTCTTCAATATAACGTTACTCAAAAAAATGCCACAGAGCCCGCTTTTAATAATGAATTTTGGGATAATAAAGAGGATGGAATTTATGTAGATATAATTTCTGGTGAACCATTGTATAGTTCTTTAGATAAGTATGACTCAGGTTGTGGTTGGCCAAGTTTTACCAGACCTATTAAGATAAGTGAAATTAAAGAAGAAGTTGACACATCTTACGGAATGAGACGTACAGAGGTTAGAAGTACTAAATCTGACTCTCATTTAGGACACGTTTTCGAAGATGGACCCGAAGAACATGGTGGATTAAGGTATTGTATAAATTCCGCTGCATTAAAGTTTATTCCAAAAAATAAATTAGAGGAAGAGGGCTATGGGGAATATTCACATTTATTCACTTGA